The proteins below come from a single Verrucomicrobiia bacterium genomic window:
- a CDS encoding pyruvate carboxylase subunit B, with amino-acid sequence MNVKTVQFNNTVLRDGHQSLAATRMTTAQMLPVAPELDELGFAGLETWGGATIDSCLRYLNENPFDRLRALKKAAPKTPHIMLLRGQNIVQYASFPDDVVEAFVNCSARAGMDIFRIFDALNDVRNLRHAVQCVIKAGKHARGEICYTTSPVHTLEAFVQMGVELEAMGCHSIGIKDMAGLIKPGVAATLIRELKKRVKIPIVLHSHDTAGLAAASYLAAIDAGVDAVETSIAPFANGTAQPDTLRMLALLDGHPRRPSFDEERLYKLQEYFTGVYQELSKFTSPANEKVDADILTYQVPGGMLSNFRTQLKEQGMADKFQEVLKEIPYVRACLGYVPLVTPTSQIVGTQAMLNVKFGRWKNISQPAADIALGKYGKTPGPIAPEVLAQVEKQTGKKPITERPADLLDPGMPKLREQLRAKGLPDTDEIAVLYAMFPQQVEALLKPKAPAPVAAPAATAAPPPAPKPAAPPAPAPAPAPVAAAAPRTNGHTRHFAITVNGVRRMVTVREA; translated from the coding sequence ATGAACGTGAAAACCGTGCAGTTCAACAACACTGTGCTGCGGGACGGCCATCAATCGCTGGCCGCCACGCGGATGACCACCGCTCAAATGCTGCCCGTGGCCCCGGAGCTGGACGAGCTGGGTTTTGCCGGTCTGGAAACCTGGGGGGGTGCCACCATTGACTCCTGCCTGCGGTATCTCAATGAAAATCCCTTTGACCGGCTGCGGGCGCTGAAAAAGGCCGCGCCCAAAACCCCGCACATCATGTTGCTGCGCGGACAGAACATCGTGCAATATGCCAGTTTTCCGGATGACGTGGTGGAGGCGTTTGTGAACTGCTCCGCCCGGGCGGGGATGGATATCTTTCGGATTTTTGACGCCTTGAACGATGTGCGCAACCTCCGCCATGCCGTGCAATGCGTCATCAAGGCCGGCAAACATGCCCGGGGCGAGATTTGCTACACCACCAGCCCCGTGCACACGCTGGAGGCGTTTGTGCAAATGGGCGTGGAGCTGGAGGCCATGGGCTGCCACTCCATTGGCATCAAGGACATGGCCGGCCTCATCAAGCCGGGGGTGGCGGCCACCCTCATCCGTGAACTGAAGAAACGGGTCAAAATCCCCATCGTGCTCCACAGCCACGATACCGCCGGCCTGGCCGCGGCCTCCTACCTGGCGGCCATTGACGCCGGCGTGGACGCGGTGGAAACCTCCATTGCGCCCTTTGCCAACGGCACCGCGCAGCCCGACACCCTGCGGATGCTGGCGCTGCTCGACGGTCATCCGCGCCGGCCCAGCTTTGATGAAGAGCGCCTCTACAAGTTGCAGGAATACTTCACGGGCGTGTATCAGGAGCTGTCCAAGTTCACCAGCCCCGCCAACGAAAAGGTGGATGCGGACATCCTCACCTACCAGGTGCCGGGCGGTATGCTGAGCAACTTCCGCACCCAGCTCAAGGAACAGGGCATGGCCGACAAGTTCCAGGAAGTGCTCAAAGAAATCCCTTACGTCCGCGCCTGTTTGGGCTATGTTCCTCTGGTGACGCCGACCTCCCAGATCGTGGGCACGCAGGCCATGCTCAACGTCAAGTTCGGGCGCTGGAAGAACATCTCACAGCCGGCCGCGGACATCGCCCTCGGAAAATACGGCAAGACGCCCGGCCCGATTGCGCCGGAGGTGCTGGCCCAGGTGGAGAAGCAAACCGGCAAGAAACCCATCACCGAGCGGCCCGCCGATCTGCTGGATCCGGGCATGCCCAAGTTGCGCGAGCAACTGCGGGCCAAAGGACTGCCGGATACCGATGAGATTGCGGTGCTGTACGCCATGTTCCCGCAACAAGTCGAGGCCCTCTTGAAACCCAAGGCGCCCGCGCCCGTCGCGGCCCCCGCAGCGACGGCCGCTCCGCCGCCCGCGCCCAAGCCTGCGGCCCCGCCGGCACCCGCACCGGCGCCCGCGCCTGTGGCAGCCGCGGCCCCGCGGACCAATGGCCATACCCGGCATTTTGCCATTACCGTGAATGGCGTGCGCCGCATGGTGACCGTGCGCGAAGCGTAA